The window CATCTCGTATGGATTCCGAAGTACCGCCGGAGTTTTCTAGTCGGCGAAATAGCAGAAAGGTTAATACAAATACTCAGAGAGATTGCTCGTGATTACCGCTTCCGTATCATTGCCATGGAAGTTATGCCTGACCACATCCACATGCTTATTGAAGCACCGCCAAAGTTCGCACCTGCAAAGATCGTACAGATATTTAAGGGCATATCATCGAGAAGGCTGCGGCAAGAGTATCTTGACGTAATAAAGCGATATATCTGGAAAGATGGCACTTTGTGGGCGGTGGGCTATTACATTAGCAGTGTCAGCGACAAGGTGACGACAGAACTTGTAAAAGAATATATAGAGAATCAGAAATCGAAAGAGGAAGAAGCTAAACCGAAATCTGGCTATATACAGGCAAGGCTCTTTGAGTGAGAAAGCCTGAGCGTTGCAAACGCAACATAACAATGCGTTGCAGCGGAGGCCGCGAAGCGCGGTTCACGTGGTTACTCGCTATGCCGCTCACGGCCCCGCTGAACGCGGGCGTTAGATCGCTTCTCCGTCTAGTGTTCTGTCAGCCGTGTTTTGAATAGTAGAACGGATGCCGTATCCTCTGCGGTAGAAACAAGATCAATCACCACGGAGGACACGGCTGATGCCGAAGAAGTATATCGTAACTCTAACCGACGAGGAACGCGCTGAGCTTGAGAAAATGATTCGTTCAGGTAAAGCTCCAGCTCGCAAGCTCATTCGAGCTCGCATCTTGCTGAAGGCGGACTCGGCTGACGGCCGCCAGGGCTGGAGCGATGCGGCGATTTGCCAAGCCTTGGATGTCAGTTCGCCCACGGTCTGGCGAACGCGCAAGCGTTTTGTGATGGAGAGCTTTGAAGCGGCTTTGAACTCTCAGCGACCCGGCCGACACGACAAGCGAAAACTCGATGGTCAACAAGAGGCGCATCTCATTGCGATCGCTTGCAGCCAGCCTCCCGAGGGGAGACAGCGCTGGACCTTGCGGCTGCTGCGCAATCGGATGATTGAACTCAAGATCGTTGACCGCCTCTCACATGAGACGGTGCGCGAGGTGCTTAAAAAAACGAACTCAAGCCTTGGCTCGTCAAACAGTGGTGCATGCCGCCACAGCAGAATGCCGAGTTTGTTTGTCGGATGGAAGATGTACTTGAGGTGTATACTCGGCCTTATGAGGCAAAGCACCCCATGGTGACGATGGATGAAAAGCCGGTGCCGTTGATCGGTGAGACCCGTCGTCGAATGAAAATCAGGCCGGGACAGACCGAGCGTTTCGACTTTGAGTACAAGCGCAATGGGGTGGCCAATCTATTGATGGTGTTTGAGCCGCTCGCCGCTCGCCGTCACGTCAGCGTACGCGAGCGCAAAACGAATCGAGATTGGGCTGAGTGCATCCGGGAGTTAGTGGAGGTGCATTACCCAGAGGCCGAGCGCATCACCTTAGTGATGGATAACGTGAGTACGCACAAGCTGGCCTCATTGTATGAAGTGTTTGAGCCGGAACAAGCGCGACGGATCGCGAGGAAGTTGGAGATTCACTACACGCCGAAGCATGGCTCGTGGTTGAATATGGCCGAGATTGAGTTGAGCGTAATGAGCCGGCAATGTTTGAAGAGACGGATCGCTGATCAAGAGACATTGGCGAAGGAAGTAAAGGCTTGGGAGAAGGCGCGCAATGACAGCAAGGCAGCCGTGGATTGGCGTTTTACGACCAATGATGCACGGATTAAGTTGAAGCGGCTTTACCCATCAATCCATGGCTGACAGAACACTAGTGGGAAACCGATGTTTCTTTATGTCATACGAGATG is drawn from Blastocatellia bacterium and contains these coding sequences:
- the tnpA gene encoding IS200/IS605 family transposase — translated: MDQEERQKTLKAVLHYFYQDNTRSGSHCRYSLQYHLVWIPKYRRSFLVGEIAERLIQILREIARDYRFRIIAMEVMPDHIHMLIEAPPKFAPAKIVQIFKGISSRRLRQEYLDVIKRYIWKDGTLWAVGYYISSVSDKVTTELVKEYIENQKSKEEEAKPKSGYIQARLFE
- a CDS encoding IS630 family transposase (programmed frameshift), yielding MPKKYIVTLTDEERAELEKMIRSGKAPARKLIRARILLKADSADGRQGWSDAAICQALDVSSPTVWRTRKRFVMESFEAALNSQRPGRHDKRKLDGQQEAHLIAIACSQPPEGRQRWTLRLLRNRMIELKIVDRLSHETVREVLKKNELKPWLVKQWCMPPQQNAEFVCRMEDVLEVYTRPYEAKHPMVTMDEKPVPLIGETRRRMKIRPGQTERFDFEYKRNGVANLLMVFEPLAARRHVSVRERKTNRDWAECIRELVEVHYPEAERITLVMDNVSTHKLASLYEVFEPEQARRIARKLEIHYTPKHGSWLNMAEIELSVMSRQCLKRRIADQETLAKEVKAWEKARNDSKAAVDWRFTTNDARIKLKRLYPSIHG